One part of the Acidobacteriota bacterium genome encodes these proteins:
- a CDS encoding anhydro-N-acetylmuramic acid kinase, whose protein sequence is MLVAGMMSGTSADAIDVAIVEIRGRAWNARVKLRAFQSFPYSDAVRTRILAIAGGEASSAGEISQLNFLLGELFARACLSTCRRSRIPIASVGLVGSHGQTIYHQSKSSNELGIKVRSTFQIGEPAIIAERTGVTTIADFRPSDMASGGQGAPLVPYFDYLIYRHKTRGRVALNLGGIANLTAIPPGAPSEDVFAFDTGPGNMLMDILASKATNGRLRYDHDGLMASRGKICERMIRELVRQKYFNRKPPKSTGREQFGADYLQEHFVRKIGGSGGSLMDALATVTAFTAETIAHAIGKFVLTQFPIRECFVSGGGVNNPFLMNQLGIRLQEATRKSGATMPIRIINTENSAIPSKAKEATAFAMLAYQTFHQEVSSLPSATGANHPAILGKIILGQKSRVDYQ, encoded by the coding sequence ATGCTGGTAGCGGGAATGATGAGCGGGACGTCGGCCGACGCGATCGATGTTGCGATTGTGGAGATTCGCGGTCGTGCATGGAATGCTCGTGTAAAACTTCGAGCGTTCCAATCTTTTCCATACAGCGACGCAGTGCGTACCCGCATACTTGCCATCGCGGGCGGGGAAGCCTCCTCGGCCGGAGAAATTTCTCAGCTTAATTTCCTGTTGGGAGAGTTATTCGCCCGGGCCTGCCTATCTACATGCCGCCGTTCCAGGATTCCCATTGCATCCGTCGGTCTAGTCGGATCACATGGGCAGACAATTTATCATCAGAGTAAATCATCGAATGAGTTGGGCATCAAGGTCCGCTCGACATTTCAGATTGGCGAACCGGCAATTATCGCAGAGCGAACCGGAGTCACGACCATCGCCGATTTCCGACCGTCCGACATGGCCAGCGGCGGGCAGGGAGCTCCGCTGGTTCCCTATTTCGACTACTTGATCTATCGCCACAAAACGCGCGGCCGGGTTGCGTTGAATCTCGGAGGGATTGCAAACCTCACGGCCATACCGCCTGGCGCGCCATCAGAAGATGTATTCGCATTCGATACAGGGCCAGGCAACATGCTAATGGATATCCTGGCTTCCAAAGCCACTAACGGAAGATTGCGTTATGATCACGACGGACTCATGGCCTCCCGTGGAAAAATATGTGAACGGATGATTCGTGAGTTAGTGCGACAAAAGTACTTTAACCGAAAGCCTCCAAAGTCCACCGGCCGCGAACAGTTCGGCGCTGACTACTTACAGGAGCATTTTGTGAGAAAGATCGGCGGGAGCGGTGGTTCATTGATGGATGCTTTGGCGACAGTAACGGCGTTCACAGCAGAGACGATTGCTCATGCAATTGGAAAGTTCGTGTTAACTCAGTTCCCGATCAGGGAGTGCTTTGTATCCGGTGGGGGTGTCAACAACCCATTCCTGATGAACCAACTGGGAATTCGCTTACAGGAGGCTACAAGGAAGTCCGGTGCGACCATGCCGATACGCATCATCAATACCGAAAACTCGGCGATTCCTTCCAAGGCAAAGGAAGCGACAGCTTTCGCAATGCTGGCCTATCAAACCTTTCATCAAGAGGTCTCGAGTCTTCCAAGCGCTACGGGTGCGAATCATCCGGCGATATTGGGGAAAATTATTCTTGGCCAAAAAAGTAGAGTAGATTACCAGTAG
- the nagZ gene encoding beta-N-acetylhexosaminidase, with protein MSTEARLRSSDIIFLPMNPLRKLAGQLLTIGIEGQDAGAECRDLISTVEPGGVIFFQHNIANEQQFAILVSQVSELLSDTHPYLALDLEGGLVDRFRELIGPLPSVQRAVQAGLAAELGEVAGRELAAFSLNVDFAPVLDLGSDESKEVMGTRTAGSSPTRVALFAQDFLDGLEKLGIIGCGKHFPGLGGGTIDSHMGMPTIVKNLSALWDQDLLPYRELSGQLPMVMVAHAWYPEVERELCGTTSPRPATLSPAIINQLLRKRIGYEGLIVCDDLEMGGALVGRSIEEAAVGAIRAGCDILLVCHNAANVEKVHTALVIEAERSTEFRGLIEKVAARITAAKMRHLGISTPGKAAERDFNDLRNRLQQLTELIDKRIADSSQRPAITGK; from the coding sequence ATGTCCACGGAAGCGCGGCTACGGAGTTCAGATATAATCTTTCTTCCTATGAATCCACTGCGCAAACTAGCGGGACAGCTTCTTACTATCGGCATCGAGGGTCAGGATGCGGGTGCTGAGTGTCGTGATTTGATAAGCACGGTTGAGCCAGGCGGCGTAATTTTCTTCCAGCACAACATCGCAAACGAACAACAGTTTGCGATACTAGTTTCTCAAGTTAGCGAGCTCCTTTCGGACACGCACCCCTATCTGGCACTCGACCTTGAAGGCGGCTTGGTGGACCGCTTTCGCGAATTGATCGGGCCACTGCCTTCGGTGCAACGGGCCGTGCAGGCGGGGCTAGCAGCGGAATTGGGCGAAGTGGCGGGCAGGGAACTGGCGGCGTTTTCTCTGAATGTCGATTTCGCTCCAGTTCTCGATCTGGGATCGGATGAATCGAAAGAAGTCATGGGCACCCGAACGGCAGGGTCGTCACCCACACGGGTCGCTTTATTCGCACAGGACTTTCTGGATGGACTCGAGAAGTTGGGCATCATCGGATGTGGCAAACATTTTCCAGGACTCGGAGGAGGCACGATAGACTCCCATATGGGAATGCCCACCATCGTAAAGAATCTTTCTGCGCTTTGGGATCAGGACCTGTTGCCCTACCGTGAGCTGTCCGGCCAGTTGCCGATGGTCATGGTGGCGCATGCCTGGTATCCCGAGGTGGAACGTGAACTATGCGGGACCACCTCGCCGCGACCCGCCACGTTGTCCCCGGCCATCATCAACCAGTTGCTGCGCAAGCGAATTGGATATGAGGGGCTGATCGTCTGCGATGATCTGGAGATGGGCGGCGCGCTGGTCGGTCGTTCCATTGAAGAAGCAGCCGTCGGCGCGATTCGCGCCGGTTGCGACATCTTACTGGTGTGCCATAACGCCGCGAACGTAGAGAAAGTTCATACCGCACTCGTCATCGAGGCGGAGCGCTCCACGGAGTTTCGTGGACTAATCGAGAAAGTGGCTGCACGAATCACTGCTGCCAAAATGCGGCACCTGGGAATTTCGACTCCTGGGAAGGCAGCCGAACGAGACTTTAATGATTTGCGCAATCGTTTGCAGCAACTCACCGAGTTGATCGATAAGCGAATAGCGGACTCCTCTCAGCGTCCCGCGATCACGGGCAAGTAA
- a CDS encoding ABC transporter ATP-binding protein — MKTWQDLRPLFPYLRPYRQRYLLGLGSLLAEVFFWVAVPQIIRFAIDDLTQGVSSDKLIQYAALLFVAALCKGFFLYWTRMIIIGISRDAEYALRNDLYRHLTRLSLSFFQRNRVGDIMSRSTNDLNAVRMLLGPGIMYSGRTLVIMAGAIAIMAHISPKLTLYTFTLAPVIAGIVVYFGKRIHHRFEAIQAMMSDISARVQESLAGIRVLRAYAQEESDLAQFQTLNRDFMERNRKLIRVWGMFYPILEVLMGLVTVTVLWAGGREVARGAITIGDFVAFNVYMAQLAWPMVALGWVVNLHQRGLASLKRLDTILSEAPEIADDPMAHLISMPAPKDGVSEQTKGASIEFRSLSFSYNGVPATSAAALSEQSGKGTQSRKDRRVLQEINLLIPAGSTVAIVGPTGCGKSTLVNLIPRLFEVPTGTILIDGVEIHQYRLADLRRMIGFVPQETFLFSETVRENIAFGVEQSSEEEVRQAAEVAGLLSDIDGFPRGFETMVGERGITLSGGQKQRAAIARAVVRDPRIVILDDALSSVDTYTEELILMRLQRVLRGRTAVIISHRTSTVKHADLIVVLVDGAIVERGTHAELMQSGTYYPELYQKQLLEEELEKA, encoded by the coding sequence ATGAAAACCTGGCAAGACCTAAGACCTCTGTTTCCTTACTTGCGCCCCTATCGTCAGCGGTATCTGCTCGGCTTAGGATCGCTGCTGGCCGAAGTGTTTTTCTGGGTTGCCGTTCCACAGATCATCCGCTTCGCAATTGACGATCTCACGCAAGGCGTTAGTTCGGACAAATTAATTCAATACGCGGCCTTGCTGTTTGTGGCCGCGCTGTGCAAAGGTTTCTTCCTCTATTGGACGCGCATGATCATTATCGGAATTTCACGGGATGCTGAGTATGCGTTGCGCAACGATCTATATCGTCATTTGACGCGCCTGTCGCTCAGTTTCTTTCAGCGCAATCGGGTTGGTGATATCATGTCGCGCTCGACCAATGATTTAAATGCGGTGCGCATGCTCCTCGGCCCTGGCATCATGTATTCGGGCCGCACGCTGGTGATTATGGCCGGAGCGATCGCCATTATGGCCCACATCAGCCCCAAGCTGACACTCTACACATTCACACTCGCCCCCGTCATCGCCGGCATCGTAGTCTACTTTGGAAAACGTATTCATCACCGTTTCGAGGCCATCCAGGCGATGATGTCGGATATCAGCGCTCGTGTTCAGGAGAGTCTTGCGGGCATTCGCGTTCTTCGTGCATACGCGCAGGAGGAGTCAGACCTCGCCCAGTTTCAGACGCTCAATCGGGACTTCATGGAGCGGAATCGCAAACTGATTCGCGTCTGGGGGATGTTTTACCCCATCCTGGAAGTGCTTATGGGGTTGGTTACAGTTACGGTGCTGTGGGCTGGAGGGCGCGAAGTCGCACGGGGTGCAATCACCATTGGCGACTTTGTCGCCTTCAATGTTTATATGGCGCAACTGGCGTGGCCTATGGTGGCGCTGGGATGGGTGGTTAATCTGCACCAGCGCGGCCTAGCCTCACTCAAGAGACTCGATACCATTCTTAGCGAAGCCCCTGAGATAGCCGATGATCCGATGGCTCACCTCATTTCGATGCCAGCGCCGAAGGACGGCGTGTCGGAGCAAACCAAAGGTGCGTCGATTGAGTTTCGTAGCTTATCGTTTTCTTACAACGGCGTTCCGGCAACCAGTGCGGCGGCACTCTCGGAGCAAAGTGGGAAAGGAACGCAGAGTCGCAAGGACAGACGCGTTCTGCAGGAGATCAATCTGTTGATACCAGCGGGCAGCACGGTAGCTATTGTCGGACCAACTGGATGTGGCAAATCGACTCTGGTCAATCTGATTCCGCGTCTGTTCGAGGTACCCACCGGCACCATCCTGATCGACGGCGTGGAGATTCATCAATATCGCCTCGCCGACCTGCGCCGCATGATCGGCTTCGTGCCTCAGGAAACATTTTTGTTTAGTGAAACCGTTCGGGAGAATATCGCTTTTGGCGTCGAACAATCCAGTGAGGAAGAGGTCCGACAGGCAGCTGAAGTAGCCGGACTTCTCAGCGACATTGATGGCTTCCCGCGCGGTTTTGAAACCATGGTGGGAGAACGCGGCATTACTTTGTCAGGTGGTCAGAAGCAGCGAGCGGCTATTGCTCGTGCAGTAGTGCGTGACCCACGGATTGTGATTCTCGACGATGCGCTCTCCAGCGTGGACACTTACACGGAAGAGTTGATCCTCATGCGCCTGCAACGCGTTCTGCGCGGACGCACGGCTGTCATCATTTCGCACCGTACCTCCACTGTCAAGCATGCCGACCTGATTGTCGTTCTCGTGGACGGCGCGATTGTGGAGCGGGGGACTCACGCCGAGTTGATGCAGAGCGGGACATACTACCCGGAGCTTTATCAGAAGCAACTTCTTGAGGAAGAATTAGAGAAAGCATAG
- a CDS encoding ABC transporter ATP-binding protein — MRGGGSGSGGGKLAGSPGKGGQAGRGDHREEEVLGKAYDSRLMRRLLTYLIPYWPTVLVASLAMILHSLLQVVGPFLTKIAVDRYLVATDRQPTFLDSYLSPESLSGLTQITLLYFATLIVLFGLEYLQTYFMQMVGQHAMFDLRSQMFSHLHRLPTQFFDHNPVGRLVTRITGDVDVLNEMFTSGVVAVFGDFFSLLFIVIVMLQMDASLALATFSVLPLIILATALFRRVVRDCYRRIRTAVARINAHLAEHVTGMSVVQLFNREDKSFAEFDQINQDHKKAFLDSVFAHSVFYPAVEILSATAIALILWYGGHQVLDGSLTIGILVAFIQYAQRFFRPIQDLSEKYNILQGAMASSERIFRLIDEPVTIESPVQPTAMPSGEQSTGQIEFRNVWFAYEDENWILRNINLTIDSGQTIAVVGHTGAGKTTLTSLLLRFYDVQKGQVLIDGRDVRQWNLQELRRRFGVVLQDPYLFSGTIESNIRLGTPDITRQDVEDAIEEVNLAEFIRSLPEGHQEEVRERGSSLSVGQKQLISFARALAHDPQILILDEATSSVDTETELRVRDALTRMITNRTSIIIAHRLSTIQRADRIIVMHKGEIRESGSHQELLAQRGLYWRLYQLQYKEQEIAVK, encoded by the coding sequence ATGCGTGGAGGTGGCAGCGGCAGTGGCGGCGGTAAGCTGGCAGGCAGCCCTGGAAAGGGAGGCCAAGCCGGCAGGGGAGATCACCGCGAAGAGGAAGTATTGGGGAAAGCTTATGATAGCCGGCTCATGCGTAGGTTGCTGACGTATTTAATCCCTTACTGGCCAACCGTTCTAGTGGCTTCCCTGGCGATGATACTTCATTCGCTCCTGCAGGTCGTCGGGCCTTTCCTGACGAAGATCGCGGTGGATCGCTATCTGGTTGCTACTGACCGCCAACCTACTTTTCTTGATTCCTATTTAAGTCCCGAGTCGCTATCTGGATTAACTCAGATAACATTGCTATATTTCGCCACCTTGATTGTTCTTTTCGGACTGGAATATCTGCAGACGTATTTCATGCAAATGGTTGGCCAGCACGCCATGTTCGATCTGCGTTCGCAGATGTTCAGCCATCTGCACCGGCTCCCGACACAGTTTTTCGATCATAATCCCGTCGGCCGACTGGTAACCCGGATTACAGGCGACGTGGATGTGCTGAATGAGATGTTCACCTCCGGAGTGGTCGCCGTCTTCGGTGATTTCTTCTCATTGCTTTTTATTGTGATCGTCATGCTGCAAATGGATGCATCGCTGGCCCTGGCAACATTCTCCGTGCTGCCACTGATCATATTGGCCACGGCACTGTTCCGCCGTGTAGTGCGCGACTGTTACCGGCGAATTCGCACCGCGGTCGCCCGCATCAATGCACATCTCGCCGAGCATGTTACAGGCATGAGCGTGGTGCAGCTGTTCAATCGGGAAGACAAGAGTTTCGCGGAATTTGACCAGATCAACCAGGATCACAAGAAAGCGTTTCTTGATTCCGTCTTTGCCCATTCGGTCTTTTATCCTGCCGTGGAAATTCTAAGCGCAACCGCGATTGCCTTGATTCTTTGGTACGGCGGCCATCAAGTACTGGACGGCTCACTGACCATCGGAATCCTGGTTGCCTTTATTCAATATGCGCAGCGCTTCTTCCGCCCCATTCAGGACTTGAGCGAGAAGTACAATATTTTGCAAGGAGCCATGGCCAGCTCCGAACGAATATTCCGGCTGATCGATGAGCCCGTCACCATTGAGTCTCCCGTGCAGCCGACCGCAATGCCATCTGGCGAGCAGTCTACAGGACAAATCGAATTTCGCAATGTCTGGTTTGCCTATGAAGACGAGAACTGGATATTACGCAACATCAACCTGACGATTGACTCCGGTCAAACCATCGCCGTAGTGGGCCATACCGGCGCGGGAAAGACAACGCTGACTAGCCTGCTGCTGCGTTTTTATGACGTGCAGAAAGGTCAGGTGCTGATTGATGGCCGCGACGTCCGGCAGTGGAACCTGCAGGAACTCCGCCGCCGTTTCGGTGTGGTGCTTCAGGACCCCTATCTCTTTTCTGGAACGATTGAGAGTAACATACGACTGGGAACCCCCGACATCACGCGCCAGGATGTGGAGGATGCGATAGAAGAAGTAAACTTGGCGGAGTTTATTCGATCGCTTCCTGAGGGTCATCAGGAGGAAGTTCGCGAGCGAGGCAGCTCACTATCCGTAGGTCAAAAACAATTGATCAGCTTCGCGCGCGCTCTGGCACACGACCCGCAGATTCTGATTCTCGATGAAGCGACTTCCAGCGTCGATACCGAAACCGAATTGCGCGTGCGCGATGCGCTGACTCGAATGATCACGAATCGCACTTCCATTATCATCGCGCACAGGCTTTCCACCATTCAGCGCGCCGATCGTATAATCGTGATGCACAAGGGCGAAATTCGGGAATCGGGTTCCCATCAAGAGTTGTTGGCGCAGAGAGGGCTATACTGGCGGCTTTATCAACTTCAATACAAGGAGCAGGAGATTGCTGTTAAATAA
- a CDS encoding SAM-dependent methyltransferase, with protein sequence MLLNKLNRTVRAARMNIRLSEMPASSKSVFALILLFTMIPVISVGGVQQNPPRALRVYTNDDIPPRSESAPVGAASPNEASNDSGPASSNPAEVGKVAPFVPTPMDVVEKMLEIAKVTSADVVYDLGSGDGRIVLTAAAKYGAKAVGVELDRDLATESEAEAKRRNLDKLVTIIQGDLFLTNVKPASVVTVYLLQAANRQLSPILEKDLKPGTRVVAHDIRIPDWKPVEELSMKSDGIQHYIYLYRIPDSFKK encoded by the coding sequence TTGCTGTTAAATAAATTGAATCGCACTGTCAGAGCTGCTCGAATGAATATTCGTCTATCTGAAATGCCTGCCTCAAGTAAGAGTGTCTTCGCATTGATCCTGCTTTTCACAATGATTCCCGTTATAAGTGTCGGTGGCGTTCAACAAAACCCGCCGCGAGCCCTGCGTGTTTATACCAATGACGATATCCCACCCAGGTCTGAATCCGCGCCAGTTGGTGCCGCTTCGCCAAATGAAGCCAGCAATGACAGTGGGCCTGCGTCCTCCAATCCAGCAGAAGTAGGCAAGGTGGCGCCCTTTGTGCCGACACCAATGGATGTGGTTGAGAAAATGCTGGAGATCGCCAAGGTAACCTCCGCCGATGTTGTTTATGATCTCGGTTCGGGTGATGGGCGCATTGTCCTGACCGCCGCCGCAAAATACGGAGCGAAGGCTGTGGGCGTGGAGTTGGATAGGGACCTAGCAACGGAGTCCGAAGCAGAAGCAAAGCGCCGCAACCTGGACAAACTGGTAACGATCATTCAGGGCGATTTATTCCTGACCAACGTAAAACCGGCCAGTGTGGTTACGGTCTATCTCTTGCAGGCTGCCAACCGGCAGCTATCGCCAATATTAGAGAAAGACCTCAAGCCCGGAACTCGTGTCGTGGCGCATGACATACGAATCCCGGACTGGAAACCGGTCGAAGAATTGTCGATGAAATCAGATGGCATACAACATTACATCTATCTGTACCGCATCCCCGATTCCTTTAAAAAATAG